The Manis javanica isolate MJ-LG chromosome 4, MJ_LKY, whole genome shotgun sequence genome contains a region encoding:
- the LAMTOR5 gene encoding ragulator complex protein LAMTOR5, with the protein MEATLEQHLEDTMKNPSIVGVLCTDSQGLNLGCRGTLSDEHAGVVSVLAQQAAKLTSDPTDTPVVCLESDNGNIMIQKHDGITVAVHKMAS; encoded by the exons ATGGAGGCAACCCTAGAGCAGCACTTGGAGGACAC AATGAAGAACCCATCCATTGTTGGAGTCCTTTGCACAGATTCACAAGGACTTAATCTGGGCT GCCGCGGGACCCTGTCCGATGAGCATGCTGGGGTGGTATCTGTCCTGGCTCAGCAAGCAGCTAAGCTAACCTCAGACCCCACTGATACTCCTGTGGTGTGTCTAGAATCAGATAATGG GAACATCATGATCCAGAAACATGATGGTATCACAGTGGCAGTGCACAAAATGGCCTCATGA